Proteins found in one Microcella daejeonensis genomic segment:
- the glnA gene encoding type I glutamate--ammonia ligase, which produces MFSDSSEVLKFIKDTDVKFLDIRFTDLPGVQQHFNIPASTVDEEFFSVGQLFDGSSIRGFASIHESDMQLIPDVTTAYIDPFRVERTLIMVFDIYNPRTGEIYSRDPRQVAKKAEKYLASTGIADTAYFAPEAEFYIFDDVRYETKQNASFFSVDSEEGAWNTGRVEEGGNLANKTPYKGGYFPVSPVDKQADLRDDISLKLIDAGLILERAHHEVGTGGQAEINYRFDTMVHAADDILKFKYIVKNTAEQWGKTATFMPKPLFGDNGSGMHTHQSLWNDGTPLFYDENGYGGLSDLARWYIGGLLKHAPAVLAFTNPTLNSYRRLIPGFEAPVNLVYSAGNRSAAIRIPITGTNPKAKRIEFRAPDASGNPYLAFAAQMMAGLDGILNKIEPHEPVDKDLYELPPEEAKNIPQVPATLSGALDALEADHEFLLQGGVFTKDLIETWIAYKREKEILPAAQRPTPIEYELYYSV; this is translated from the coding sequence ATGTTTAGTGATTCTTCCGAGGTCCTGAAGTTCATCAAGGACACGGACGTCAAGTTCCTCGACATCCGATTCACCGACCTTCCGGGCGTGCAGCAGCACTTCAACATCCCCGCCTCGACGGTCGACGAGGAGTTCTTCTCGGTCGGTCAGCTGTTCGACGGCTCCTCGATCCGCGGTTTCGCGTCGATCCACGAGTCCGACATGCAGCTCATCCCCGACGTCACCACCGCGTACATCGACCCCTTCCGCGTCGAGCGCACGCTCATCATGGTCTTCGACATCTACAACCCGCGCACCGGCGAGATCTACAGCCGCGACCCGCGCCAGGTCGCCAAGAAGGCCGAGAAGTACCTCGCCTCGACCGGCATCGCCGACACCGCCTACTTCGCCCCCGAGGCCGAGTTCTACATCTTCGACGACGTGCGCTACGAGACGAAGCAGAACGCGAGCTTCTTCTCCGTCGACTCCGAGGAGGGCGCCTGGAACACCGGTCGCGTCGAGGAGGGCGGCAACCTCGCGAACAAGACCCCGTACAAGGGCGGCTACTTCCCCGTCAGCCCCGTCGACAAGCAGGCCGACCTGCGCGACGACATCAGCCTCAAGCTGATCGACGCGGGCCTCATCCTCGAGCGCGCCCACCACGAGGTCGGCACCGGCGGCCAGGCCGAGATCAACTACCGCTTCGACACCATGGTGCACGCGGCCGACGACATCCTGAAGTTCAAGTACATCGTCAAGAACACGGCCGAGCAGTGGGGCAAGACCGCCACGTTCATGCCGAAGCCCCTCTTCGGCGACAACGGCTCGGGCATGCACACCCACCAGTCGCTGTGGAACGACGGCACCCCGCTGTTCTACGACGAGAACGGCTACGGCGGCCTGAGCGACCTCGCCCGCTGGTACATCGGCGGCCTGCTCAAGCACGCCCCCGCCGTACTCGCCTTCACGAACCCGACGCTCAACTCGTACCGCCGCCTCATCCCCGGCTTCGAGGCCCCCGTCAACCTCGTCTACTCGGCGGGCAACCGCTCGGCCGCGATCCGCATCCCCATCACGGGCACGAACCCCAAGGCCAAGCGCATCGAGTTCCGCGCGCCCGACGCCTCGGGCAACCCGTACCTGGCCTTCGCAGCGCAGATGATGGCGGGCCTCGACGGCATCCTCAACAAGATCGAGCCGCACGAGCCCGTCGACAAGGACCTCTACGAGCTCCCGCCCGAGGAGGCCAAGAACATCCCCCAGGTCCCCGCGACGCTGTCGGGCGCGCTCGACGCGCTCGAGGCCGACCACGAGTTCCTGCTCCAGGGCGGCGTGTTCACGAAGGACCTCATCGAGACCTGGATCGCGTACAAGCGCGAGAAGGAGATCCTGCCGGCCGCCCAGCGTCCGACGCCCATCGAGTACGAGCTCTACTACTCGGTCTGA
- the lipA gene encoding lipoyl synthase, protein MTAVHPTAPVEGRKMLRLEVRNAATPIEKKPEWIKTRAKMGPEYTELRALVGEKQLHTVCQEAGCPNIYECWEDREATFLIGGSQCTRRCDFCQIDTGKPADYDRDEPRRVAESVREMQLRYATVTGVARDDLPDEGAWLHAETVRLIHEMNPGTGVEILATDFSGNPELLRVVFESQPEVFAHNVETVPRLFKSIRPAFRYERSLDVISQARAFGLITKSNLILGMGETREEVSQALQDLHDAGTDIITITQYLRPTPRHHPIDRWLKPAEFVEIKEEAEQIGFLGVLAGPLVRSSYRAGRLWAQSMTAKGRPIPDALRGLAVSTEPFAQAVG, encoded by the coding sequence ATGACCGCCGTGCACCCCACCGCCCCCGTCGAGGGCCGCAAGATGCTGCGCCTCGAGGTGCGCAACGCCGCCACGCCCATCGAGAAGAAGCCCGAGTGGATCAAGACCCGGGCGAAGATGGGTCCCGAATACACCGAGCTGCGCGCCCTCGTGGGCGAGAAGCAGCTGCACACCGTGTGCCAGGAGGCCGGCTGCCCCAACATCTACGAGTGCTGGGAGGATCGCGAGGCGACCTTCCTCATCGGCGGCAGCCAGTGCACCCGGCGGTGCGATTTCTGCCAGATCGACACCGGCAAGCCCGCCGACTACGACCGCGACGAGCCGCGCCGCGTCGCCGAGAGCGTGCGCGAGATGCAGCTGCGCTACGCGACCGTCACGGGCGTCGCGCGCGACGATCTGCCCGACGAGGGCGCCTGGCTGCACGCCGAGACCGTGCGGCTCATCCACGAGATGAACCCCGGCACGGGCGTCGAGATCCTCGCGACCGACTTCTCGGGCAACCCCGAGCTGCTGCGGGTCGTGTTCGAGTCGCAGCCGGAGGTCTTCGCGCACAACGTCGAGACGGTGCCGCGGCTGTTCAAGAGCATCCGACCCGCCTTCCGCTACGAGCGCTCGCTCGATGTGATCTCGCAGGCCCGCGCCTTCGGTCTCATCACGAAGTCGAACCTGATCCTCGGCATGGGCGAGACCCGCGAGGAGGTCTCGCAGGCGCTGCAGGATCTGCACGACGCGGGCACCGACATCATCACGATCACGCAGTACCTGCGCCCCACCCCGCGCCACCACCCCATCGACCGCTGGCTCAAGCCGGCGGAGTTCGTCGAGATCAAGGAGGAGGCCGAGCAGATCGGGTTCCTCGGCGTGCTCGCCGGCCCGCTCGTGCGCTCCAGCTACCGGGCGGGGCGCCTGTGGGCGCAGTCGATGACGGCGAAGGGGCGGCCGATCCCGGATGCCCTGCGCGGGCTCGCCGTCTCGACCGAGCCCTTCGCGCAGGCCGTCGGCTGA
- the lipB gene encoding lipoyl(octanoyl) transferase LipB: MIDFVDAGLSANSVPYLSGLEQQRALHAAVVEGRAPDTVMLLEHESVYTAGKRTEPHERPSDGTPVIDVDRGGKITWHGPGQLVGYPIIRLPEPVDVVRYVRALEGMLIAVLEDLGVEGAGRVDGRSGVWMRGTDKIAAIGIRVAHGVTMHGFSLNCSNSFDAYSAIVACGLADAGATSISRELGRTVEPADAAARVRARFTEHVLLPLGRPSAAPTLSGAPS; the protein is encoded by the coding sequence GTGATCGACTTCGTCGACGCGGGGCTAAGCGCCAACTCCGTGCCGTACCTGTCGGGTCTCGAGCAGCAGCGTGCCCTGCACGCCGCCGTCGTCGAGGGCCGGGCGCCCGATACCGTCATGCTGCTCGAGCACGAGAGCGTGTACACCGCCGGCAAGCGCACCGAGCCGCACGAGCGGCCGAGCGACGGCACCCCCGTCATCGATGTCGACCGCGGCGGCAAGATCACCTGGCACGGACCGGGGCAGCTTGTCGGCTACCCGATCATCCGGCTGCCCGAGCCCGTCGACGTCGTGCGCTACGTGCGCGCGCTCGAGGGCATGCTCATCGCCGTGCTCGAGGATCTCGGCGTCGAGGGCGCCGGTCGCGTCGACGGCCGCAGCGGCGTCTGGATGCGCGGCACCGACAAGATCGCCGCGATCGGCATCCGCGTGGCCCACGGCGTGACCATGCACGGCTTCAGCCTCAACTGCAGCAACTCCTTCGACGCCTACTCCGCGATCGTCGCCTGCGGGCTCGCCGATGCCGGCGCCACCTCCATCAGCCGGGAGCTCGGCCGCACGGTCGAGCCGGCCGATGCCGCGGCGCGCGTCCGCGCGCGCTTCACCGAGCACGTCCTCCTCCCGCTCGGCCGCCCGTCGGCCGCCCCGACCCTCTCTGGAGCCCCGTCATGA
- a CDS encoding RDD family protein: MTTAPSTPPTWPGKRLGLPETGPRSIARLGRRLAAISIDWGIAVVIAVVFFEYNPVATQLIFLGMQILLTIGINASAGHLVLGMRLQRIEGGRLGVVKPVIRALLLTLVVPAMIWDADQRGLHDRAVGTILLRR; this comes from the coding sequence GTGACCACCGCACCCTCCACCCCGCCGACCTGGCCCGGCAAGCGCCTGGGGCTGCCCGAGACGGGGCCGCGCTCGATCGCGCGCCTCGGCCGCCGGCTCGCCGCCATCTCGATCGACTGGGGCATCGCCGTCGTGATCGCCGTCGTGTTCTTCGAGTACAACCCGGTCGCGACGCAGCTGATCTTCCTCGGGATGCAGATCCTGCTGACCATCGGCATCAATGCCAGCGCCGGTCACCTGGTGCTCGGCATGCGCCTGCAGCGCATCGAGGGCGGACGGCTGGGAGTCGTCAAGCCCGTCATCCGTGCCCTGCTGCTGACCCTCGTCGTGCCCGCGATGATCTGGGACGCGGATCAGCGCGGTCTGCACGATCGCGCCGTCGGCACGATCCTGCTGCGGCGCTAG